The Delphinus delphis chromosome 7, mDelDel1.2, whole genome shotgun sequence genome includes a window with the following:
- the ICOS gene encoding inducible T-cell costimulator, which translates to MKSDLWYFFLFCFQVEVLTGEFNASATSEMFIFHNGGVQILCKYPDTVQQFKMQLLKGNNILCDLTKTKGSGDKVSITNLNVCQFQLSNNSVSFFLYNLDSSHASYYICKLSIFDPPPFQVDILSKEYLNIYESQVCCQLKFWLPIGCAAFVVVCIFGCVLTCWLTKKKYPSSMHDPNSEYMFMAAVNTAKKPGPTDVTRNLELSGTQA; encoded by the exons ATGAAGTCAGATCTctggtatttctttctcttctgcttccaaGTTGAAGTTCTAACAG gaGAATTCAATGCTTCTGCCACGTCTGAGATGTTTATATTTCACAATGGAGGTGTACAAATTTTATGCAAATACCCTGATACTGTCCAACAATTTAAAATGCAGTTGTTGAAAGGAAATAATATACTCTGTGATCTCACTAAAACAAAGGGAAGCGGAGACAAGGTGTCCATCACGAATCTGAACGTCTGTCAATTTCAGTTATCCAATAACagtgtctctttttttctgtataactTGGACAGTTCTCATGCCAGCTATTACATCTGCAAACTATCAATTTTTGATCCTCCTCCTTTTCAAGTAGATATTCTAAGCaaagaatatttgaatatttacg AATCACAGGTTTGTTGCCAGCTGAAGTTCTGGTTACCCATAGGATGTGCGGCTTTTGTTGTAGTGTGCATTTTTGGATGTGTCCTTACATGTTGGCTTACAAAAAAg AAGTATCCTTCCAGCATGCACGACCCTAATAGTGAATACATGTTCATGGCAGCAGTGAACACTGCTAAAAAGCCTGGACCCACAG ATGTGACCCGTAATTTGGAACTCTCTGGCACCCAGGCATGA